In a single window of the Heliangelus exortis chromosome 1, bHelExo1.hap1, whole genome shotgun sequence genome:
- the LOC139794701 gene encoding ubiquitin carboxyl-terminal hydrolase 36-like has protein sequence MATLENNAVAAQEMAPQGNMDGQPRTGPGAGLRNMGNTCFLNAVLQCLTYTPPLANYLLSGEHSLSCNRPDGCVMCRMQQHMHNVLNPTDVAIVPLDIMTVLPLIGDHFKLGMQEDAHEFLRCVLEAMHSACLPEFGLNVSLPQTAIHQIFGSFMRSRVFCSGCQVVSDTYEPFLDIFLDIKVDSSVIKALESFVKPELMDAGSGFRCRQCGQMAGGSKRMTIHWAPQVLTLCLKRFDDFAGGKISKFVNYPEVLDLEPYMSEAVEQGQIYSLYAVLVHSGDTCHSGHYFCYIKANDGQWYKMDDSFVTGCIIDTVLTQEAYLLFYLRNSDLKTEPMASTPTAPPQTDSSLPLSLSVSKQDMSVKRSPQEMQDSLSPIPDTTGQTPQQSRVSARASTRQSSQQRIASAPGVTSEQSLPSDPLRTSSTGQKILPSDPLRTSSTGQKILPSDPLRTSSTGQKILPSDPSRASSTMQQILPSDPSRASSTRQQILPSDPLRTSSTGQKILPSDPSRASSTWQQILPSDPSRASSTWQQILPSDPSRAFSTWHQILPSDPSRASSTWHQILPSDPSRASSTWHQILPSDPSRTSSTGQHFPQRALFRTSSTGQQFPQSSSFGRATPGQQLLQSSSFGTPAAAQPSWGGSWQTSSGWPSSRWPAWFSNTSSVSRREWDSLVPIQPHPHSRGWPSSGPAFQFQSISRYCLLCTRERHWPIHIEPFHHMLPARQADRNRRLHGFFPSCSFYGSSAREGTQSRSPQLRGGESYSELVVRTDYDSSAGKRMRTAPPSCDSAPRAEAALVPPNTSSIRAPPPTAAQEKTPSRKREWSRSPLRTYDLRSRSLVLTDSAGKKRWRRNSSSKRKKLERRLRGRRR, from the exons ATGGCCACACTGGAGAACAATGCCG TCGCTGCCCAGGAAATGGCTCCCCAGGGAAACATGGATGGGCAGCCGAGAACAGGACCTGGAGCGGGACTCAGGAACATGGGCAACACCTGCTTCCTCAATGCCGTCCTGCAGTGCCTGACATACACCCCTCCTCTGGCCAACTACCTGCTCTCTGGGGAGCACAGCCTGTCCT GTAATCGGCCAGACGGTTGTGTGATGTGCAGAATGCAACAGCACATGCACAACGTCTTGAATCCCACAGACGTCGCCATCGTGCCTTTGGATATCATGACTGTTCTCCCAC TAATTGGAGACCACTTCAAGCTCGGCATGCAGGAGGACGCCCATGAGTTCTTGAGGTGTGTTCTTGAAGCCATGCACAGCGCTTGCCTGCCTGAATTTGGCTTGAACGTGTCTTTGCCTCAGACCGCCATCCATCAGATATTTGGGAGCTTTATGAGATCCAGAG TCTTTTGCTCAGGCTGCCAAGTGGTTTCGGACACCTATGAGCCCTTCCTGGACATCTTCTTGGATATAAAA GTAGACTCATCTGTCATCAAAGCTCTGGAGAGCTTTGTGAAACCCGAGCTGATGGATGCCGGAAGTGGCTTTAGATGTCGCCA GTGCGGCCAGATGGCTGGTGGCTCCAAGAGGATGACAATCCATTGGGCGCCCCAGGTTCTCACACTGTGTCTCAAGAGGTTTGATGATTTTGCCGGTGGGAAGATCAGCAAG TTTGTGAACTATCCTGAGGTCTTGGACCTTGAGCCGTACATGTCTGAGGCAGTGGAACAAGGGCAGATCTACTCCTTGTACGCTGTCCTGGTGCACAGTGGTGACACCTGCCACTCGGGACACTATTTCTGCTACATAAAG GCGAACGATGGGCAGTGGTACAAGATGGATGATTCCTTTGTGACGGGTTGTATCATTGACACAGTTCTGACGCAGGAAGCCTATTTACTGTTTTATCTGAG gaaCTCTGATTTGAAGACTGAACCAATGGCTTCAACCCCCACAGCACCGCCTCAGACCgactcctccctccctctgtcgTTGTCTGTGAGCAAGCAG GACATGAGTGTAAAGCGGTCTCCACAGGAGATGCAGGACAGCCTCTCCCCGATACCAGACACCACCGGCCAGACACCCCAGCAAAGCAGAGTCTCTGCCCGGGCCAGCACTAGGCAGAGTTCCCAGCAGAGAATAGCCTCAGCACCAGGTGTGACAAGTGAGCAGTCCCTCCCAAGTGACCCCTTAAGGACATCCTCCACCGGGCAGAAGATCCTCCCAAGTGACCCCTTAAGGACATCCTCCACCGGGCAGAAGATCCTCCCAAGTGACCCCTTAAGGACATCCTCCACCGGGCAGAAGATCCTCCCGAGTGACCCTTCAAGAGCATCCTCCACCATGCAGCAGATCCTGCCGAGTGACCCTTCAAGAGCATCCTCCACCAGGCAGCAGATCCTGCCGAGTGACCCCTTAAGGACATCCTCCACCGGGCAGAAGATTCTCCCGAGTGACCCTTCAAGAGCATCCTCCACCTGGCAGCAGATCCTGCCGAGTGACCCTTCAAGAGCATCCTCCACCTGGCAGCAGATCCTCCCGAGTGACCCTTCAAGGGCATTCTCCACCTGGCATCAGATCCTCCCGAGTGACCCTTCAAGAGCATCCTCCACCTGGCATCAGATCCTCCCGAGTGACCCTTCAAGGGCATCCTCCACCTGGCATCAGATCCTGCCAAGTGACCCTTCAAGGACTTCCTCCACCGGCCAGCATTTTCCGCAGCGTGCCCTCTTCAGAACTTCCTCCACTGGCCAGCAGTTTCCGCAGAGCAGCTCTTTCGGAAGAGCCACCCCTGGCCAGCAACTCCTACAGAGCAGCTCCTTTGGAACTCCTGCCGCTGCACAGCCATCCTGGGGAGGCTCATGGCAAACATCTTCAGGCTGGCCAAGCTCCAGATGGCCAGCCTGGTTCAGTAATACCTCTTCTGTCTCCAGAAGGGAATGGGACAGCCTGGTCCCCATACAGCCACATCCCCACAGCAGAGGGTGGCCCAGCTCTGGTCCAGCTTTCCAGTTCCAGAGCATCAGCAGGTACTGCCTATTGTGCACAAGAGAACGCCACTGGCCTATCCACATAGAACCATTCCACCACATGCTACCCGCCAGGCAAGCAGACAGGAACAGAAGGTTGCATGGCTTTTTCCCTTCATGCAGTTTCTATGGGAGCAGTGCTAGGGAGGGGACCCAAAGCAGATCCCCACAGCTGCGGGGTGGTGAGTCCTACAGCGAGCTGGTGGTCAGAACAGACTATGACAGCTCAGCAGGGAAGAGGATGAGGACTGCTCCTCCAAGCTGTGACAGTGCTCCCAGGGCTGAGGCAGCTCTGGTGCCTCCCAACACCAGCTCCATCAGGGCTCCACCACCCACCGCTGCTCAGGAGAAAACCCCATCGAGGAAGAGGGAGTGGAGCAGGTCCCCGCTGCGAACCTACGATCTCCGCAGCCGCTCTCTTGTTTTGACGGActctgctgggaagaagaggtggaggaggaaTTCATCGTCCAAGCGGAAAAAACTAGAAAGAAGACTCAGGGGGCGGAGGCGCTGA